The DNA sequence CACTGAGGGAAGAgtacaaacaaaatgaaacgaGCACGGAGGTCAAGACGAACTCAGAATAAATGCATAATAATCAgttgaaagctttttttctgaacCACAGATTGTTCTAACCTCTGAAACGTTTTGACCTGAAACGGCTCAAAAGATTCCAGCAGGAAacgattttgtttttaactctcCCAGCAGTTATTAAACGATGTCAAACTCAGTACGTTTTGAAAAGCGGTTTCAGGTCAGGAAAAAGGATCcttgatgtttttgttcctcTCTCAGATATTGTGAACACACCCAAGCCCGATGAGAAAGCCATCATGACCTACGTGTCCTGCTTCTACCACGCCTTCGCTGGAGCTGAACAGGTGAGACGAcgtcctgtttttatttctgaaaacGTTTTGACTCAGAAGTAAAAAAGTGCATCACTGTTTAATTGATTTTTAACAGATTATACCTCGAACACGTCCACGACATGTAGCGGCAGTCCTGATGAACACATGTAagagaaacatatttaaatgctGCGTCTGCCTCCCCTCTCTCAGGCTGAGACTGCCGCTAACCGTATCTGTAAGGTTCTGGCCGTCAACCAGGAGAACGAGAAGCTGATGGAGGAGTACGAGAAGCTGGCCAGCGAGGTGAGAAACCGCTGCAACCGAATCCTCCCACGCTCAGTCTGTCCTGCACATCGTCCtcctctgcagaaaaacactctGAAGTCCCAGCAGTTTCAACACGCTGGGTTGTTTCTCTGTACACTTTCTGATCCTGCTGCTGACCTTTTATGACACAGAACTAAAACACTGCAGGCAAAACAAGAGagtaaagagaagagaaagatcGAGGAGAAGCTATAAACAGGATGAATGTAGACTTTAGAAATTATAGACAAATATGATCAATAAATGACATTTGTAACATTATTTTTTGGTGGAGAAATGTCAAGCTTCATTTGTTGGACACTAGGatgtcaacacaaacatttaaagtgaataTAAATCATCCATACAAAGGGGATGGAGACACGTTGTTTTCAACATTCTCTCTGTCCGTCCGTCCCGTAGCTGCTGGAGTGGATCCGCCGCACTATCCCCTGGCTGGAGAACCGCGTGGCCGAGCAGACCATGCGCTCCATGCAGCAGAAGCTGGAGGACTTCCGCGACTACCGCCGCATCCACAAGCCGCCCCGCGTGCAGGAGAAGTGCCAGCTGGAGATCAACTTCAACACCCTGCAGACCAAGCTGAGGCTGAGCAACAGGCCCGCCTTCATGCCCTCCGAGGGCAAGATGGTGTCGGTGAGCAGCACAGGTTTTCAGATCAGTGTGTCGTTGTTGCTTTACTGAGgatctcattttgtttttcatcctctAAAACCGATAAAAATAAGACCTCGCCACAGATAAAGTTCTCaccaaacaacaaaagtttGACTGGTACAAAGACGATCTTCTCAGCTTACAGTGCTGTtacgtttctctctctctccgtcaggATATTGCCAATGCCTGGAAGGGTCTGGAGCAGGTGGAGAAGGGCTACGAGGAGTGGCTGCTCACCGAGATCCGCCGTCTGGAGAGACTCGATCACCTGGCCGAGAAGTTCAAGCAGAAGTGTTCCATGCACGAGTCCTGGACCGGAGGTAAGGAGGACTGAAGACACAGTGAAGACGACTCTGAATGTTTATTtagtttgagtttttaaagCAGCCAACCAGAAGAGTTTAAAGGTTGTCTCTTTGAAATAGTTGATTAGGGATTAtaatttgtaaataaaatatgtggAATCAATTATGGAAATAGAATTTGAATGATGTTCTTTCGGCTCAGTTGATGCTTTCATGCTTTAATGATGAAAGTTAAACTGTCATCTTACCTCCATCCTTCACACTCTCCACTGTCTCATTGTGATCAAACTCCATTAAAAGTAATGAAACACTGCAAAGGTCAAGATAAATCACATGATACAATCATACAGAGCCATGAAACAGTTAAGCCATTCATAGGGACGATCAAATTCTaccgtgagagagagagaaaagggcagACAATCGGAGGAGGTTCGTCGTTTGAATCTGTTAAGATCAGGTTGATTCACATCAAAcggtctgtgtgtttcaggtaaGGAGGACCTGCTGTCCCAGAAGGACTTTGAGTCCGCCTCTCTGATGGAGATCAGAGCCCTGATGAGGAAGCACGAGGCCTTCGAGAGCGACCTGGCAGCTCACCAGGACAGGGTGGAGCAGATCGCTGCCATCGCCCAGGAGCTCAAGTAAGACTGCGGAGTGGAGAATGCTTCTCTAGTGTACTGCAGGTGTATTCGTCTGTTTCAAAGTTACAGTGCATGGAAAGAAACGGGTGGGATATAAAAAGTGTGTAACTGAGAGAGAATGGTGATAATCAGAGATTTGTCAGAGGCAGGCGAGGAAACGAACTCAGCGAAGAACAAAAGACGAATAGAGAAGAATTTAATGAGCGACATACACCAGATGAAAGGATGGTTCATGAAAGAGCAGAAACCTCTGATCTCACTCCTTCTTATTCCTCACCACTCCTCAGGCTTCTTTGATGCTACTTACAGTTAAATATGAGCCGTTCAGCATCTTAAAGCTGAATATGTATGTGCGCCACACGTCATTTATCATCCAGAACTTCAAAAGGAAAATGTTATCGGATGACCTTTAGAAcgcaggatgaaaaaaaaatcacaactgtGTGATGgaattaaatattcaaatggtGCAGGGACAGATATTTGGGGAACATTTGGTGCAACTTAAAGCAAAGTTTCTGCATTCATCAGACATGCATTCATCATGTCGTCTTCTCCGACAGTGAGCTGGACTACCACGATGCTGCCACAGTCAACGCCCGCTGTCAGGGCATCTGTGACCAGTGGGACAACCTGGGCACCCTGACCCAGAAGAGGAGAGACTCTCTGGAGGTACGGCACCTAAAACTTCAAATTACACGAAGGTTGGTTTGGTTTGAGTCAACGTTAAAGAAGTGTCTTATttattatgtatgtgtgtgtttgtgtgtgtgtgtagcgtgtGGAGAAGCTGTGGGAGACCATCGACCAGCTGTACCTGGAGTTCGCCAAGAGGGCGGCGCCCTTCAACAACTGGATGGACGGAGCAATGGAGGACCTTCAGGACATGTTCATCGTCCACAGCATCGAGGAGATCCAGGTACGGccagagtctcacacacacacacacacacactgtacagtttTTAATGTATACATCTGAGTTtgtcttttatcttcagtcaGGCTGGTAAGAAATATGGTCCTGAGTTTATGGATTTTACCCTTCAGGATTTAAATCACAGAATTTTCTTATGCGATCATTTACCTTTAGCTCAACTCACTCCTGTTTGTTTGGTCTCTTAGAGAAACACTCCTGTTGGCAtctacaaatataaaaaaaatcctaagAAGAGTTTCCTTTTTATCTAATTTGCGGCCTAAAAAGGAAATGATTAAGGGATGAAAGTTTTCTACTTAAAGCTTTATGTGTACACACTCTTGTGGCATTCTTTCAACGGGACGTCCTGATCAATAAAGGTGTGGAGAATGTTTTCTGACTTTCatgtaaaagtcatttttaagtGTGACGTTGACTGAATCAAGCCGTCAGCAGTGAAGTGAAAACTCTTTGCGTCCTCCTCATTTGAAGCTGTGtttcttgattttcttttttatctcccGTTTCAGAGTCTGATCACGGCTCACGACCAGTTCAAGGCCACTCTGCCCGAGGCCGACAAGGAGCGCATGGCCACCATGGGAATCCACAACGAGATCCTGAAGATCGCCCAGACCTACGGCATCAAGCTGTCCGGAATCAACCCTTACACCACCCTCTCCCCCCAGGACATCAGCACTAAGTGGGACGCTGTGAGTGTAATTCATCAGACCAGTATTTATCCAAAACAAACCGTGATGCTCTTTTCTGTTTGACGTCCGTCCGTGCGCTGcgttctgaaaaaaaaaacagcagcaggtctGAATTCATTCAAAAGAAGCTGATGAGACTTGATTGAATTTGTCCACCTGCAGGTGAAGCACCTCGTTCCCCTCAGAGACCAAATGCTCCAGGAGGAGGTGGCCAGACAGCAGGCCAACGAGAGACTGAGGCGCCAGTTTGCTGCCCAGGCCAACATCATCGGACCCTGGATTCAAACCAAGATGGAGGTCCGGAGTCATTTAAAGCTTTGAACTAAGATGCTCTAAATAGTTCACCGGAGTTTCAAGATGTTTGATGATGCAATAGTGTCAATTATTTACTCTAATTTATCTTGAAATAATGTTGAACTTGTCAAATTACAACAGATAAAGAAAGAGGGATGTACTTAAATCCTTTAGTTttaaaaagagcaaataaaacgAGATGTCGTTGTGCTCCTCTGTGCTCCTGCAGGAGATCAGCCACGTGTCTGTGGACATCGCCGGCTCTCTGGAGGAACAGATGAACAGCCTGAAGCAGTACGAGCAGAACATCATCAACTACAAATCCAACATCGACAAGCTGGAGGGAGACCACCAGCTCAGCCAGGAGTCCCTCATCTTCGACAACAAGCACACCAACTACAACATGGAGGTACGGAGGACTCCACGGCAGCCGTcacagtgcccccccccccccaccccccaccaccacctccacctccacctctccGTTTCTCTGAACAGAATCATTTATTCTCCTTCTGTTCCTGCAGCACGTGCGCGTGGGCTGGGAGCAGCTGCTCACCACCATCGCCAGAACCATCAACGAGGTGGAGAACCAGATCCTGACCCGCGATGCCAAGGGTATCAGCCAGGAGCAGCTCAACGAGTTCAGGGCCTCCTTCAACCACTTCGACAGGGTGAGGCGTTCACTGACCACCAAAAGGAACCTGCGACCGCAAGAAATGCACAAAACGACACGATGGATGCTTTTTAAAACCCAAACCTGTCATCATGCACGTTTAAGCTTGCAAGAAAACATTCTGCTTCATTATCATgtttgcagaagaaaaacatcttttcctttttttctctgcagaagaGAAACGGCATGATGGACCCAGACGATTTCCGTGCCTGCCTCATCTCCATGGGTTACGATCTGGTTAGTGGAAGATTTCTATTTTCAGGACAAAACGACTCTGAAGTTAAACTTTAATTTTGTTAAAGAATGTTTAATATCTGGTTGTCCTGCCCGCCGTGCACAACGAGCTGATCCAATCCTCTCCTCTTGACAGGGTGAGGTGGAGTTTGCTCGCATCATGACCCTGGTGGACCCCAACAACACGGGCGTGGTGACCTTCCAGGCCTTCATCGACTTCATGACCCGCGAGACCGCCGAGACCGACACCGCGGAACAGGTCATGGCCTCCTTCAAGATTCTGGCCTCAGACAAGGTGAGCATGACGGATGTGTGACCTCATCAGGAGCTTGTTTCGACTTGTGTAAAGTTTCTTCTGTGAACACGACGCCCTCTGATCTCTCCTGCAGAACTACATCACAGTGGACGAGCTGCGCAGGGAGCTGCCGCCCGAGCAGGCCGAGTACTGCATCACCCGCATGACCAGGTACATTGGATCCGACGGCCCCTCTGGCGCCCTGGACTACATCTCCTTCTCCAGCGCCCTGTACGGCGAGAGCGACTTATAAACACAGCcgctcctcttcacctcctcctccccagctCCCGCCGTCTCTCCTCTGCGGAGAGAGCAATTTAAACCCCTTCCACTGTCCTTctagtttctttcttcttctgattttttttcccccttttgactcttctttcctctcctccctcccttctcctcccgTCCCTCCTTTCACACCTCAAACACCGcccagagaggggggagagtaGCAGACTTTGCTCGAATCTCAAAAAGCAGGTCCCTCATTTCTGTCAGAGTGCCTTAAATAAAGAAAGCCGGAATGTGCCGGGAATTGCACTGAACTTATGTAAGCAGCGTAC is a window from the Labrus mixtus chromosome 23, fLabMix1.1, whole genome shotgun sequence genome containing:
- the actn3b gene encoding alpha-actinin-3b translates to MTAVETQMTYTNSYTIQHEEQHHYMTQEDDWDRDLLLDPAWEKQQRKTFTAWCNSHLRKAGTQIDNIEEDFRNGLKLMLLLEVISGERLPKPDKGKMRFHKIANVNKALDFICSKGVKLVSIGAEEIVDGNVKMTLGMIWTIILRFAIQDISVEETSAKEGLLLWCQRKTAPYRNVNVQNFHISWKDGLALCALIHRHRPDLIDYSKLRKDDPIGNLNTAFEVAEKFLDIPKMLDAEDIVNTPKPDEKAIMTYVSCFYHAFAGAEQAETAANRICKVLAVNQENEKLMEEYEKLASELLEWIRRTIPWLENRVAEQTMRSMQQKLEDFRDYRRIHKPPRVQEKCQLEINFNTLQTKLRLSNRPAFMPSEGKMVSDIANAWKGLEQVEKGYEEWLLTEIRRLERLDHLAEKFKQKCSMHESWTGGKEDLLSQKDFESASLMEIRALMRKHEAFESDLAAHQDRVEQIAAIAQELNELDYHDAATVNARCQGICDQWDNLGTLTQKRRDSLERVEKLWETIDQLYLEFAKRAAPFNNWMDGAMEDLQDMFIVHSIEEIQSLITAHDQFKATLPEADKERMATMGIHNEILKIAQTYGIKLSGINPYTTLSPQDISTKWDAVKHLVPLRDQMLQEEVARQQANERLRRQFAAQANIIGPWIQTKMEEISHVSVDIAGSLEEQMNSLKQYEQNIINYKSNIDKLEGDHQLSQESLIFDNKHTNYNMEHVRVGWEQLLTTIARTINEVENQILTRDAKGISQEQLNEFRASFNHFDRKRNGMMDPDDFRACLISMGYDLGEVEFARIMTLVDPNNTGVVTFQAFIDFMTRETAETDTAEQVMASFKILASDKNYITVDELRRELPPEQAEYCITRMTRYIGSDGPSGALDYISFSSALYGESDL